One window from the genome of Motilibacter peucedani encodes:
- a CDS encoding zinc ribbon domain-containing protein, protein MPDQPASATASPVLDERALATALRDTAHCPDCGQPLDGPRCPRCGADLEGQAARQLLSVSLQAAHLLESRAVLRAALHGAAVAAAPPAARRPPAARQPEAPAVTAQQVLLAVGATLLAVAALVFTVVAWDGLGIGGRAGVLVAVTALAAGGSAAAVRRALPATGESLAALTAVLCLLDAYAARATGLAGLDGVAATAYWAAVLGVGGLLALLLAERGRLLAPQLAGAAAAVVAVPLLAAQVEGVAATAALVAGAATLGALASWRTAQPVRLVLALGAVAWWLAGAVGAAVTVGDDATAPATAAALVMVAAGALAVVAGLLTEGYAAVASCAAAAACLPVLAVALAARGLDARDLPLVALAAVAVLCALAQLRLLPTAVRSGAWTTVVLVTAVASAVPAALALTAAAVPGLDLGSDAGPADDASRAWVRAAGSADVPTAAAPLALLAAAAVLVVVARAAAARPAWHRAALAAVTASVAGALVLVPVAAGLRTDVAALSLVLVGTGTLAVAGRGRRLEPALAGASVAAAGLAWAGADDGLLLACLVLVGVVSMACAVTWPGQWRPVPSAAAALAAASAAGCAGATAGLGTAWAADAALAAAVLAALAAGSWSRSEHGVRTSAQASAAAAAAVALALTAAYEPALSLGLTLAGAGAGVLSFERDHAQSRLRLVAGLLLASASWSRLHGAGVEVVEAYTLPSAAALLVAGWRTARRRPLSSWAAYGSGLSLALLPTLLVALAGTAEGATRPLVLAAGAALVTVVGARTRLAAPLLIGAGVLAVDALAQVGPAVAALPRWVVVGALGALLVALGTTYERRLRQVRALTTRLHSLR, encoded by the coding sequence GTGCCCGACCAACCTGCCTCCGCGACCGCCTCGCCCGTCCTCGACGAGCGCGCCCTCGCCACCGCCCTGCGCGACACCGCCCACTGCCCCGACTGCGGCCAGCCCCTGGACGGCCCGCGCTGCCCGCGCTGCGGCGCCGACCTCGAGGGCCAGGCCGCCCGGCAGCTGCTCTCGGTCTCGCTGCAGGCCGCCCACCTGCTCGAGTCCCGCGCCGTCCTGCGTGCGGCCCTGCACGGCGCCGCCGTCGCCGCAGCGCCTCCGGCCGCGCGACGCCCGCCCGCGGCGCGCCAGCCCGAGGCGCCGGCCGTCACCGCCCAGCAGGTGCTGCTGGCCGTCGGCGCGACGCTGCTCGCGGTCGCGGCGCTGGTCTTCACCGTCGTCGCATGGGACGGCCTGGGCATCGGCGGCCGGGCGGGCGTCCTGGTGGCGGTCACCGCACTGGCCGCCGGCGGCTCGGCCGCGGCCGTGCGCCGGGCGCTGCCGGCCACCGGTGAGTCGCTCGCCGCGCTGACCGCGGTGCTCTGCCTGCTCGACGCGTACGCCGCCCGTGCCACGGGGCTCGCCGGCCTCGACGGGGTGGCGGCCACGGCGTACTGGGCCGCCGTGCTCGGCGTGGGCGGTCTGCTCGCGCTGCTGCTCGCCGAGAGGGGCCGGCTGCTGGCTCCGCAGCTCGCCGGCGCCGCCGCAGCGGTCGTCGCCGTGCCGCTGCTCGCCGCGCAGGTCGAGGGTGTGGCGGCCACCGCGGCGCTGGTGGCCGGGGCGGCCACGCTCGGTGCGCTGGCGTCGTGGCGGACCGCGCAGCCCGTACGCCTGGTGCTCGCGCTCGGCGCGGTCGCCTGGTGGCTCGCGGGCGCCGTGGGCGCCGCCGTCACCGTCGGGGACGACGCCACCGCCCCCGCCACCGCAGCGGCGCTGGTCATGGTCGCGGCCGGCGCGCTCGCCGTCGTCGCCGGCCTGCTGACGGAGGGGTACGCAGCGGTGGCCTCGTGCGCTGCCGCCGCCGCATGCCTGCCGGTCCTCGCGGTCGCGCTCGCCGCGCGGGGGCTCGACGCCCGCGACCTGCCGCTGGTGGCGCTGGCGGCGGTCGCCGTGCTGTGCGCGCTCGCGCAGCTCCGCCTCCTGCCCACGGCAGTGCGCTCGGGTGCCTGGACCACCGTCGTGCTCGTCACCGCCGTGGCGTCGGCCGTGCCGGCCGCACTGGCCCTGACCGCGGCCGCGGTGCCGGGGCTCGACCTCGGCTCCGACGCCGGGCCTGCCGACGACGCGTCGCGGGCATGGGTGCGGGCGGCCGGCTCCGCCGACGTGCCGACCGCGGCTGCACCGCTGGCCCTGCTCGCGGCAGCCGCCGTGCTGGTCGTGGTCGCGCGTGCCGCTGCCGCGCGCCCGGCGTGGCACCGTGCGGCTCTCGCAGCAGTGACCGCCTCGGTCGCCGGCGCACTGGTGCTGGTGCCGGTCGCCGCCGGGCTGCGGACCGACGTCGCGGCGCTCTCGCTCGTCCTGGTCGGCACCGGCACGCTGGCGGTCGCGGGGCGGGGCCGCCGCCTCGAGCCCGCCCTGGCCGGCGCCTCGGTGGCGGCCGCCGGCCTGGCGTGGGCGGGCGCGGACGACGGGCTGCTGCTCGCCTGCCTCGTGCTGGTGGGCGTCGTCTCCATGGCGTGCGCGGTGACCTGGCCCGGTCAGTGGCGGCCGGTGCCCTCCGCCGCCGCGGCGCTGGCCGCCGCCTCCGCCGCGGGGTGCGCCGGTGCGACCGCCGGGCTCGGCACGGCGTGGGCGGCCGACGCGGCGCTGGCCGCCGCGGTCCTGGCGGCCCTGGCGGCGGGGTCCTGGTCGCGGAGCGAGCACGGCGTACGCACCAGCGCCCAGGCGAGCGCGGCAGCCGCCGCTGCGGTGGCGCTCGCCCTCACCGCTGCGTACGAGCCGGCGCTCTCGCTCGGCCTGACGCTCGCCGGGGCGGGGGCAGGGGTCCTGTCCTTCGAGCGCGACCACGCGCAGTCGCGGCTGCGGCTGGTCGCCGGCCTGCTGCTCGCCTCCGCCTCGTGGTCGCGGCTGCACGGCGCGGGGGTCGAGGTCGTCGAGGCCTACACGCTGCCGAGCGCGGCGGCCCTGCTCGTCGCCGGCTGGCGGACGGCACGGCGGCGACCGCTCAGCTCGTGGGCCGCCTACGGCTCCGGCCTCTCGCTCGCGCTGCTGCCGACCCTGCTGGTGGCGCTGGCCGGCACCGCCGAGGGCGCCACCCGGCCGCTGGTGCTCGCCGCGGGCGCGGCGCTGGTGACGGTGGTGGGGGCGCGTACGCGGCTGGCCGCTCCGCTCCTGATCGGTGCCGGCGTCCTGGCGGTCGACGCGCTGGCCCAGGTCGGGCCGGCCGTCGCGGCCCTCCCGCGCTGGGTGGTCGTCGGGGCCCTGGGCGCGCTGCTGGTGGCGCTGGGGACGACCTACGAGCGGCGGCTGCGCCAGGTGCGTGCGCTCACCACACGCCTGCACTCCCTGCGCTGA
- a CDS encoding PP2C family protein-serine/threonine phosphatase gives MISALARLLPADRRARTQLVLVVELAAVVVLALLQHYYGDKLVVVPWLSLAPLTASLVLWWAPTAVVALAAVGAVAFLSDRIGDLFTTQGWIRLAGSTALAGFAVLSSLIRTRREERIRRVTEVAAVAQATILHPVPVAVGGMTLASRYVSASADALVGGDLYDVVATPSGVRVVLGDARGKGLPAVQTAATVLSAFRAAAPRDGVSLEDLAREIEQTLQARLGAEDFVTAVLCELEPGGALTLVNCGHPQPLRLARGRAPETLGSWESPPLGLGVQPKAERFELGAGERLLLFTDGLVEARDGQGRFFALEPAADSALSPSPATTGAAGLEHALDTLMDQVREHVGGNLADDVAVLVVETPYSVSAAALSAGSAGVW, from the coding sequence ATGATCTCGGCGCTAGCGCGGCTGCTGCCGGCCGACCGGCGCGCGCGCACGCAGCTGGTCCTGGTGGTCGAGCTCGCAGCCGTGGTCGTGCTCGCCCTGCTCCAGCACTACTACGGCGACAAGCTCGTCGTGGTGCCCTGGCTCTCGCTCGCCCCGCTGACCGCGTCGCTCGTGCTGTGGTGGGCGCCGACGGCCGTCGTCGCGCTCGCGGCGGTCGGGGCGGTCGCGTTCCTCAGCGACCGCATCGGCGACCTCTTCACGACCCAGGGCTGGATCCGGCTGGCCGGCAGCACGGCGCTGGCCGGCTTCGCCGTGCTCAGCTCGCTGATCCGGACGCGCCGCGAGGAGCGGATCCGCCGCGTCACCGAGGTCGCCGCGGTCGCGCAGGCGACGATCCTGCACCCGGTTCCCGTCGCGGTCGGCGGCATGACGCTGGCCTCGCGCTACGTCTCGGCCAGCGCCGACGCCCTCGTGGGCGGTGACCTCTACGACGTCGTCGCGACTCCCAGCGGCGTACGCGTGGTGCTCGGTGACGCGCGCGGCAAGGGCCTGCCGGCGGTGCAGACCGCCGCGACCGTCCTGTCGGCGTTCCGCGCGGCCGCGCCGCGCGACGGGGTGAGCCTCGAGGACCTCGCCCGCGAGATCGAGCAGACCCTGCAGGCCCGGCTCGGCGCCGAGGACTTCGTCACCGCGGTGCTGTGCGAGCTCGAGCCGGGCGGCGCGCTGACGCTGGTCAACTGCGGCCACCCGCAGCCGCTGCGGCTCGCCCGGGGCCGCGCGCCCGAGACGCTCGGCTCGTGGGAGTCGCCGCCGCTGGGCCTGGGGGTGCAGCCGAAGGCCGAGCGCTTCGAGCTCGGCGCCGGTGAGCGCCTCCTGCTCTTCACCGACGGGCTGGTCGAGGCCCGCGACGGGCAGGGCCGGTTCTTCGCGCTCGAGCCGGCCGCGGACTCGGCGCTGTCACCCTCGCCGGCCACCACGGGCGCCGCCGGCCTGGAGCACGCCCTCGACACCCTCATGGACCAGGTCCGCGAGCACGTCGGCGGCAACCTGGCCGACGACGTCGCCGTGCTCGTGGTCGAGACGCCCTACTCCGTGAGCGCCGCGGCCCTCAGCGCAGGGAGTGCAGGCGTGTGGTGA
- a CDS encoding maleylpyruvate isomerase N-terminal domain-containing protein: protein MAPAEVLEDCWDRVLQAVAPLAPRDFLRPTLADGWCVGDLLFHLLLDAQRALVAFATPADGPPDTDLVSYWAPFRPGEGDGGYGHARFVRVSSSAYASPTTLVEHLSTTTRAALRAAAAADPQGCLETQGVVLSTGDFVATLVVEASVHHLDLVAHLPEAPAPSAGGLALVRRVLDGLLGSPLPTEWSDEVAALKGTGRTALDAHDRALLGTDSGKLPLFG from the coding sequence ATGGCGCCGGCCGAGGTGCTCGAGGACTGCTGGGACCGCGTGCTCCAGGCCGTGGCGCCGCTCGCCCCGCGCGACTTCCTGCGCCCGACGCTCGCCGACGGCTGGTGCGTCGGCGACCTGCTGTTCCACCTGCTGCTCGACGCCCAGCGGGCGCTCGTCGCCTTCGCGACGCCGGCCGACGGGCCGCCGGACACCGACCTGGTGTCCTACTGGGCACCGTTCCGCCCTGGGGAAGGCGACGGCGGCTACGGACACGCCCGGTTCGTCCGCGTCTCGTCCTCCGCCTACGCCTCGCCCACGACGCTCGTGGAGCACCTGTCCACGACGACGCGGGCCGCGCTGCGCGCAGCGGCGGCGGCCGACCCCCAGGGCTGCCTCGAGACGCAGGGCGTGGTGCTCTCGACGGGCGACTTCGTCGCCACCCTGGTCGTCGAGGCGAGCGTGCACCACCTCGACCTGGTGGCGCACCTGCCGGAGGCCCCGGCGCCGAGCGCAGGGGGCCTCGCGCTGGTGCGGCGGGTGCTCGACGGCCTGCTCGGCTCCCCGCTCCCGACCGAGTGGTCCGACGAGGTCGCGGCGCTGAAGGGCACCGGACGAACCGCCCTGGACGCGCACGACCGGGCGCTGCTCGGGACGGACTCGGGCAAGCTGCCGCTCTTCGGCTGA
- a CDS encoding aldose epimerase family protein, protein MTLDIAPEEDGRAGQRLVTRRAALVAGLGAVTGAAALAGAPAAQAQSSRGGGVTVSWEPWGTYMGQTIRRYTLANQHGMAVRLLTYGATVQSLDVPDKHGEVANVALGFDNLADYVAKSPYFGATIGRYGNRIRAGGFTLDGHTYPLPLNNGLATLHGGFVGWDKLVWSASTFTTKRGTGVLFSLVSPDGDQGFPGTVHATASYELTSQDDLELHYTATTDMPTVINMTNHTYFNLGGEGTGTIEDHLLKLNASRYTPVDVNLIPTGALPSVHGTPFDFTTKHQIGERIDADDEQLHLANGGYDHNWVLDRWDGTLQRAAWLRDPDSGRTMMVETTEPGIQFYSGNFLDGSFAGTSGQVYRKHDALTLETQHFPDSPNQPSFPSTVLRPGQTYDTTTVYRFKAH, encoded by the coding sequence GTGACGCTAGACATTGCACCAGAGGAAGACGGCAGGGCGGGCCAGCGGCTCGTCACCCGCAGGGCCGCCCTCGTGGCCGGCCTCGGCGCCGTCACAGGGGCGGCCGCCCTGGCCGGCGCACCGGCCGCCCAGGCGCAGAGCTCCCGCGGCGGCGGCGTGACCGTCAGCTGGGAGCCGTGGGGCACCTACATGGGCCAGACCATCCGGCGCTACACGCTCGCCAACCAGCACGGCATGGCCGTGCGCCTGCTGACCTACGGCGCGACGGTGCAGTCGCTCGACGTGCCCGACAAGCACGGCGAGGTCGCCAACGTCGCGCTCGGCTTCGACAACCTGGCCGACTACGTCGCGAAGTCGCCCTACTTCGGCGCGACGATCGGGCGCTACGGCAACCGCATCCGCGCCGGGGGCTTCACGCTCGACGGCCACACCTACCCGCTGCCGCTCAACAACGGGCTCGCCACGCTGCACGGCGGCTTCGTGGGCTGGGACAAGCTGGTCTGGAGCGCGTCGACCTTCACGACCAAGCGGGGCACGGGCGTGCTCTTCAGCCTGGTGAGCCCCGACGGCGACCAGGGCTTCCCCGGCACGGTGCACGCGACGGCGTCCTACGAGCTGACCTCGCAGGACGACCTCGAGCTGCACTACACCGCCACGACGGACATGCCCACGGTCATCAACATGACCAACCACACCTACTTCAACCTGGGCGGTGAGGGCACGGGGACGATCGAGGACCACCTGCTCAAGCTGAACGCGAGCCGCTACACGCCCGTGGACGTCAACCTCATCCCGACCGGCGCGCTGCCCTCGGTGCACGGCACGCCCTTCGACTTCACGACCAAGCACCAGATCGGCGAGCGCATCGACGCCGACGACGAGCAGCTGCACCTCGCCAACGGCGGCTACGACCACAACTGGGTGCTCGACCGCTGGGACGGCACCCTCCAGCGTGCGGCCTGGCTGCGGGACCCCGACTCGGGGCGCACGATGATGGTCGAGACGACCGAGCCCGGCATCCAGTTCTACTCGGGCAACTTCCTCGACGGCAGCTTCGCCGGGACCAGCGGGCAGGTCTACCGCAAGCACGACGCCCTGACCCTGGAGACGCAGCACTTCCCCGACTCGCCCAACCAGCCCTCGTTCCCGTCGACGGTCCTGCGCCCCGGGCAGACCTACGACACGACGACGGTCTACCGCTTCAAGGCCCACTAG
- a CDS encoding phosphatase PAP2 family protein: protein MQISSRRPVLVALLVALAACSALLVAVAFEVFVRTQTGQLVEIAAMGGVTIGQGSLAPHASRVLDVVSVSMLAAALLVTMAIGLARGRWRSALSAALLIGGSSLTTELLKKHVLTRPNYGNGVSNSFPSGHTTVAASVAAAAVLVAPRRLRPYVAVLGCGYAIATGLATVVAGWHRPSDVIAAYAVVLAWASVTAALVVDAAPPDASSPAPDTPHRTTALFLASSAAPLGVLAVGLIAMTARHVPGSFGQLRQVAAYAGGMAAIATAGLVTMAVWLLVVPFVDAAGRHSSTGAEPALTLQR from the coding sequence GTGCAGATCTCGAGCCGGCGCCCGGTCCTGGTGGCGCTCTTGGTGGCCCTCGCGGCCTGCTCCGCGCTGCTCGTGGCCGTGGCCTTCGAGGTCTTCGTGCGCACCCAGACCGGCCAGCTGGTCGAGATCGCGGCCATGGGCGGCGTCACGATCGGCCAGGGCAGCCTCGCCCCGCACGCCAGCCGCGTCCTCGACGTGGTGTCGGTGTCGATGCTGGCGGCGGCGCTGCTCGTCACCATGGCGATCGGGCTCGCCCGCGGACGCTGGCGCTCGGCGCTGTCGGCAGCGCTGCTCATCGGCGGCTCGTCGCTGACCACCGAGCTGCTTAAGAAGCACGTGCTGACGCGGCCGAACTACGGCAACGGGGTCTCGAACTCGTTCCCGAGCGGCCACACCACGGTGGCGGCGTCCGTGGCGGCGGCCGCGGTGCTCGTGGCGCCCCGGCGCCTGCGGCCCTACGTCGCGGTGCTCGGGTGCGGCTACGCGATCGCCACCGGGCTGGCGACCGTGGTCGCCGGCTGGCACCGGCCCAGCGACGTCATCGCCGCGTACGCCGTGGTGCTGGCCTGGGCGTCGGTGACCGCCGCGCTGGTGGTCGACGCCGCACCGCCGGACGCGAGCTCGCCGGCGCCCGACACGCCGCACCGGACGACCGCGCTGTTCCTCGCGAGCTCGGCCGCGCCGCTCGGCGTGCTCGCCGTCGGGCTCATCGCGATGACCGCCCGCCACGTGCCGGGCTCGTTCGGGCAGCTGCGGCAGGTGGCGGCCTACGCCGGCGGCATGGCGGCCATCGCCACGGCGGGGCTGGTGACGATGGCGGTGTGGCTGCTGGTGGTGCCGTTCGTCGACGCGGCCGGGCGCCACTCGTCGACCGGTGCCGAGCCCGCCCTCACGCTGCAGCGCTGA
- the araA gene encoding L-arabinose isomerase, with the protein MTTPHLHEVWFLTGSQSLYGDDTLRQVAEQSQDVARLLDESGQIPVRIVWKPVLTTADAIRRACLDATADDTCIGVITWMHTFSPAKMWIAGLDALGKPLLHLHTQANASLPWSEIDMDFMNLNQAAHGDREFGAIETRMGVHRKTVAGFAGDPAVQGRVAIWARAARGWHESRTLKLARFGDNMRDVAVTEADKVEAQRVFGMSVNTYGVNDLVARVDAVSDAEIDSLVAEYEELYDVVPELRKGAERHDSLRYGARQEVALRGFLTDGGFTAFTTNFEDLGGLRQLPGLAVQRLMGDGYGFGGEGDWKTSALLRIVKTMAEGLEGGTSFMEDYTYHFGPGEPKILGAHMLEVCPSIAVETPRIEIHPLGIGGREDPVRMVFDAVPGPAFVVGLSDLGERFRFVANEIEVVTPDEPLPKLPVARAVWKPQPDLTTSVESWLLAGGPHHTVMSSALPVEALVDYAGMARTELALIDAGTKPREFANELRWNSAYYRLARGF; encoded by the coding sequence ATGACCACCCCCCACCTGCACGAGGTCTGGTTCCTCACCGGCAGCCAGTCGCTCTACGGCGACGACACGCTGCGCCAGGTCGCCGAGCAGTCGCAGGACGTCGCGCGCCTGCTCGACGAGTCGGGCCAGATCCCGGTGCGGATCGTCTGGAAGCCGGTGCTGACGACGGCCGACGCGATCCGCCGCGCCTGCCTCGACGCCACGGCCGACGACACCTGCATCGGCGTCATCACGTGGATGCACACCTTCTCGCCGGCCAAGATGTGGATCGCCGGCCTCGACGCGCTCGGCAAGCCGCTGCTCCACCTGCACACCCAGGCCAACGCCTCGCTGCCGTGGTCCGAGATCGACATGGACTTCATGAACCTCAACCAGGCCGCGCACGGCGACCGGGAGTTCGGGGCGATCGAGACCCGCATGGGCGTGCACCGCAAGACCGTGGCCGGCTTTGCGGGCGACCCCGCGGTGCAGGGCCGGGTGGCGATCTGGGCGCGCGCGGCGCGGGGCTGGCACGAGAGCCGCACCCTGAAGCTCGCGCGCTTCGGCGACAACATGCGCGACGTCGCGGTCACCGAGGCCGACAAGGTCGAGGCGCAGCGGGTCTTCGGCATGTCGGTCAACACCTACGGCGTCAACGACCTGGTGGCTCGTGTCGACGCGGTGTCCGACGCCGAGATCGACTCGCTGGTCGCGGAGTACGAAGAGCTCTACGACGTGGTGCCCGAGCTGCGCAAGGGCGCCGAGCGGCACGACTCCCTGCGCTACGGCGCCCGCCAGGAGGTCGCGCTGCGCGGCTTCCTCACCGACGGCGGCTTCACCGCCTTCACGACCAACTTCGAGGACCTCGGCGGCCTGCGCCAGCTCCCCGGCCTGGCCGTGCAGCGCCTCATGGGCGACGGCTACGGCTTCGGCGGGGAGGGCGACTGGAAGACCTCGGCGCTGCTGCGCATCGTCAAGACGATGGCCGAGGGCCTCGAGGGCGGCACCTCGTTCATGGAGGACTACACCTACCACTTCGGGCCGGGCGAGCCGAAGATCCTCGGCGCCCACATGCTCGAGGTCTGCCCGTCGATCGCGGTTGAGACGCCGCGCATCGAGATCCACCCGCTCGGCATCGGCGGCCGCGAGGACCCTGTGCGCATGGTCTTCGACGCGGTCCCCGGCCCGGCGTTCGTCGTGGGCCTCTCGGACCTCGGCGAGCGGTTCCGCTTCGTCGCCAACGAGATCGAGGTCGTCACCCCCGACGAGCCGCTGCCCAAGCTGCCCGTCGCCCGCGCGGTCTGGAAGCCGCAGCCCGACCTCACGACCTCGGTCGAGTCGTGGCTGCTCGCCGGCGGCCCGCACCACACGGTGATGTCGTCGGCCCTGCCGGTGGAGGCGCTCGTGGACTACGCGGGGATGGCGCGCACGGAGCTGGCGCTCATCGACGCCGGCACGAAGCCGCGCGAGTTCGCCAACGAGCTGCGGTGGAACTCGGCCTACTACCGGCTGGCCCGCGGCTTCTGA
- a CDS encoding L-ribulose-5-phosphate 4-epimerase — protein MTTTIDGPVREAVDRVRVQVAALHAQLVRYELVVWTAGNVSGRVPGSDLFVIKPSGVEYDELTPESMIVCTLDGEVVEGEHSPSSDTAAHAYVYRHMPEVGGVVHTHSTYACAWAARAEPVPCVLTAMADEFGGPIPVGPFALIGNDDIGIGIVETLKDSRSPAVLMQNHGVFSIGKDAKAAVKAAVMCEDVARSVHIARQGGELVPIPQDDIDRLYDRYQNVYGQR, from the coding sequence ATGACGACCACGATCGACGGACCGGTGCGGGAGGCGGTCGACCGCGTACGCGTGCAGGTCGCAGCGCTCCACGCGCAGCTCGTGCGCTACGAGCTGGTCGTGTGGACCGCCGGCAACGTGTCCGGCCGCGTGCCGGGATCGGACCTCTTCGTCATCAAGCCCAGCGGCGTCGAGTACGACGAGCTGACGCCCGAGTCGATGATCGTGTGCACGCTCGACGGCGAGGTCGTCGAGGGCGAGCACTCACCGAGCTCCGACACGGCGGCGCACGCCTACGTCTACCGCCACATGCCCGAGGTCGGCGGCGTGGTGCACACGCACTCGACGTACGCCTGCGCCTGGGCCGCGCGCGCCGAGCCGGTGCCGTGCGTGCTGACCGCCATGGCCGACGAGTTCGGCGGCCCGATCCCGGTCGGGCCCTTCGCCCTCATCGGCAACGACGACATCGGCATCGGCATCGTCGAGACGCTGAAGGACTCGCGCTCGCCGGCCGTGCTCATGCAGAACCACGGCGTCTTCAGCATCGGCAAGGACGCGAAGGCTGCGGTCAAGGCCGCCGTCATGTGCGAGGACGTCGCCCGCAGCGTGCACATCGCGCGCCAGGGCGGCGAGCTCGTACCCATCCCGCAGGACGACATCGACCGCCTCTACGACCGCTACCAGAACGTCTACGGACAGCGCTGA
- the araB gene encoding ribulokinase, whose protein sequence is MSEDRRVVVGVDYGTLSGRAVVVRVADGTELGSAVHEYPHAVLEQTLPGGERLGHDWALQVPRDYVEVLQNAVPAAVAASGVDPADVIGIATDFTACTVLPTLADGTPLCELDELRGEPHAYVKLWKHHAAQGQADRINALAHERKEPWIARYGGKLSSEWELAKGLQLFEEAPDVYARTEHWVEAADWIIWQLSGTYVRNVCTAGYKAVLQEGEYPSREFLEALAPGFGDFFEAKVARELAPLGARVGGLTEQAAGWTGLPAGIAVAVGNVDAHVTAPAAKATSPGQMLAIMGTSTCHVMNSDTLGEVPGMCGVVRDGITPGYWGYEAGQSGVGDIFAWFTRTSVPASYTEAAQQQGISIHEHLTNLSAEQAVGEHGLVALDWHLGNRSVLVDHELSGVLVGATLATRPEEVYRALLEATAFGTRRIIEAFEESGVPVTEFVVAGGLLKNRFLMQTYADVTRRPLSLLASEQGPALGSAIHAAVAAGAYPDVYAASEAMGRKDEAAFVPDEERATAYDALYAEYRRLHDAFGPDDGALGGLLHRLRAIKREAQA, encoded by the coding sequence ATGAGCGAGGACCGCAGGGTCGTGGTCGGCGTCGACTACGGCACCCTCTCGGGCAGGGCCGTGGTCGTGCGCGTCGCAGACGGCACGGAGCTGGGCAGCGCCGTCCACGAGTACCCCCACGCGGTGCTGGAGCAGACGCTCCCCGGCGGTGAGCGGCTCGGCCACGACTGGGCGCTGCAGGTGCCCCGCGATTACGTCGAGGTGCTCCAGAACGCCGTGCCCGCGGCGGTCGCGGCCAGCGGGGTCGACCCCGCCGACGTCATCGGCATCGCCACCGACTTCACGGCCTGCACCGTGCTGCCGACGCTCGCCGACGGCACCCCGCTGTGCGAGCTCGACGAGCTGCGCGGCGAGCCGCACGCCTACGTCAAGCTGTGGAAGCACCACGCCGCTCAGGGCCAGGCCGACCGCATCAACGCCCTCGCGCACGAGCGCAAGGAGCCGTGGATCGCCCGCTACGGCGGCAAGCTCTCCAGCGAGTGGGAGCTCGCGAAGGGCCTGCAGCTGTTCGAGGAGGCGCCCGACGTCTACGCGCGGACCGAGCACTGGGTCGAGGCCGCCGACTGGATCATCTGGCAGCTGTCGGGCACCTACGTGCGCAACGTCTGCACGGCCGGCTACAAGGCCGTGCTGCAGGAGGGCGAGTACCCGAGCCGCGAGTTCCTCGAGGCGCTGGCGCCCGGGTTCGGCGACTTCTTCGAGGCCAAGGTCGCCCGCGAGCTCGCACCTCTCGGTGCCCGCGTCGGCGGGCTGACCGAGCAGGCTGCGGGCTGGACCGGCCTGCCGGCCGGCATCGCGGTCGCGGTCGGCAACGTCGACGCCCACGTCACCGCCCCCGCCGCGAAGGCGACCTCGCCCGGCCAGATGCTCGCCATCATGGGCACGAGCACCTGCCACGTCATGAACTCCGACACCCTCGGCGAGGTGCCGGGCATGTGCGGCGTCGTGCGTGACGGCATCACGCCGGGCTACTGGGGCTACGAAGCCGGCCAGTCGGGCGTCGGTGACATCTTCGCGTGGTTCACCCGCACCAGCGTGCCCGCGTCCTACACCGAAGCCGCGCAGCAGCAGGGCATCTCGATCCACGAGCACCTCACCAACCTGTCCGCGGAGCAGGCGGTCGGCGAGCACGGCCTCGTCGCCCTCGACTGGCACCTGGGCAACCGCTCGGTGCTCGTCGACCACGAGCTCTCCGGAGTGCTGGTCGGTGCGACGCTCGCGACGCGCCCCGAAGAGGTCTACCGCGCGCTGCTCGAGGCGACGGCCTTCGGCACCCGGCGCATCATCGAGGCGTTCGAGGAGAGCGGCGTCCCGGTGACCGAGTTCGTGGTCGCTGGTGGTCTGCTCAAGAACCGGTTCCTCATGCAGACCTACGCCGACGTCACCCGCCGCCCGCTCTCGCTGCTGGCCAGCGAGCAGGGCCCGGCCCTCGGCTCCGCCATCCATGCCGCCGTCGCCGCCGGGGCCTACCCCGACGTCTACGCCGCCAGCGAGGCCATGGGCCGCAAGGACGAGGCGGCCTTCGTGCCCGACGAGGAGCGGGCCACCGCCTACGACGCGCTCTACGCGGAGTACCGCCGGCTCCACGACGCCTTCGGCCCGGACGACGGCGCCCTGGGCGGCCTGCTCCACCGGCTGCGCGCGATCAAGCGGGAGGCGCAGGCATGA